The genomic interval GCTCGCGAGCAAGCGGTGATCGCTACTCAGTAAAATAAGTAAAAATCAACTCAACTTGATAGCTGGTAACTAGGCAATAGTAATTAGCGATTAGAGAGAATAAGAAGCAACATCCCGATTACCTAACAATAGTTGACAGTTTATGAGCTTCTATAATGTCCTAACTCTATTGACTAGGGCTATAGGTGAAAATCAACTTAACTTGATGGCTGATAACTGGTCATTAGTAGCAATTAGCGCTCTTCGGTTAGCTGTTAGCGTCTGTTGTAGCTAAATGCTAATTGCCAAGTGCTAAAAGCTTTCCCATTACCTAACAATAGATAATTATCTTTATTCGTGTATACTGCCATCGGGCATCGTAGCGCCACTTAGCCTCGCAGATTCTAGATTTGCTCCACTCAAGTTTGCACTGGCAAGATTTGCTCTTTCTAAGTTGGTATTCCTTAAATCTGCGCCACGCAAATCTACTGATACTAAATTCACTGCACTTAAATTAGCTTGACTCAGGTTTGCACCACATAGGTTAGCTTCACTCAAGTTGGCTCCGCTAAGATTTCCTTGAAACACAACCCCAACTAAATTAGCTTGTATCAAAGTAGCACCGCTCAAGTTTATTTTGTCAAGATACGTGTTTTGCAAATTCGCATGACTTAAGTTAGCTGCTGTAAAATTTGCTCCCTCTAAACTTGCTCTACTTAAGTTTGCCTCAGTGAGATTCGCTGCAATTAAATTTGCGTATTTCAGGTTAGCTTCACTCAAATTAGCAGCACAAAAGCTTGTTTGCAGCATAATTGCACCACTGAGATTCGCCGCGCTGAAGTTTGCTTGATTGCAGTTGGCTTCACTTAAGTTTGCTCCACTCAAATTCGTCGTATAAAAGTTTGTTTCTCGTAAATCTGCCTTAGTTAAACTAACCTCTTTGAGGTCGTAGCCTGCTAAATTAGCCTTTGATAAAACAGTACTAGGAGCAATCAGATAAGCTTCTGCTGCTGTTAAGTCAAAACCTTCAGGGAATATTGTGGAAAAGTCATAAACTGCTTGTCGTAGGTTCGCATTTTGAAGATTGGCTTCAGTAAAATCAGTAGCTAATAAATTAGCACGACTTAAATTCGCTTCGCGCAAATTAACTTTATAGAGGTTGGCTTTCTGTAAATTCCCTTTACTAAGATTTGCTCTCCTGAAGTTAGTTTCTTCAAGCTTTACCTGAAAAGATAAGTTGACTCCACTTAAATTAGCATCGCTTAAATTAGCTCGCTCTAGCTTAGTTTTAGAGAAAATAGCTTGTCTTAAATCTGTATTTTCTAAGTTTGCTTCAGTTAAATTTGTCTGTTCTAATACTGCTTCAGAAAGTTGAGCATCTTTTAGATTGGCGTGACTTAAGTTTACTAAACTAAGATTGGCTTTGCTTAAGTTTGCCTGTACCAAGTTAGCGTGACTAAAATTCCAGACACTCGCGTTTAAAGATTCTCCACTTAAATTAATTTGTGCCAGATTACAACCGGAAAAATTACGCTGTCCATTATTATATCGCTGCCAAAATTCTTCAGTGGTGATATTTAGTTCAGTATCTTCATCGGTGCGATCGTCTGTATCTAAGTCGTCACGAATAAATTGGCTATTGAGATCGGAGGCTAAGCTAAAAGTGTTAGGTTGGGTTAGGTTGAGTTCTTGTAGTCTAGCTAATGCATCTTGCAGTTTAGTAATCTGCTGTAGCTCTGGTCGATTGTCAAACTGCTCACTCAGGCTATCTAAGCGCCGTTTTAATTCTGTTAAATACTTAACAAGCACATTTTGCTGTTGTTGTAACTGTTCGACTTGAGAAACTAGCAGACGGTAATCGTCTGGTGTTTCCCTTACAGGATCTAATTCTGAGTTAGACATGACTTAGACATGACAAGGTTAAAAAACAGTTAGGCAACTTAATCTATTATGCGATCGCCTCCAGTAATGGGGTATTTTTCGCGAATAAAAATAAGTTTTGCTCTAACTCTTCTCGAATACTACAGGTGACACATCCAGCATCTATACTATCAAATAATACTTTGGACATATCATAATATTGCTGTAACGCCTGCTTCTGGTGATCGCTAAAACGACATCTTTGTAGTTTTTGAGCCGCAGAATTCAACTTTGGTGAATCAGCTTCTAGATCGCTTGATAAATTGCTATCTAAAGCACCAGAAATCTCAAAATCAATACCAAGAATACACTCGATATAAAACGCACGAACTGCTGCGGGTTTGTAATCATAATTTATCTTCAGTGATTGATGTTTTAACCAAGTTAGAAAAGGTTGCAAAGTTACTTGTGATTCAATTAAAGTATCAATTTTAGACTTCATTAGTAGCAAGAGATAGTCTGTATTCGGTAACATACTTGCTACTAGAGTGCAAATTTGATGCCAGCGATTTTCCGTTAATTGCTCTACAAGCTGTTTGAGCGCTTGCTCTAATCCCTGTACAGTATATCCTTCTACAATTGCTTTTGCAGCTAAATATTCATGAAAAGAAAGAACTGAAAAAGCATAAATACCAGACGTCCATTCGGTAAAGAGTTCGTAATGAGCTTGAATAGATTGTAGAACTTCCTTGGCTTGCGCACGTGTTTCTGGCTCAATTTGGGTTTTGAATATTTTTTGTAGATAGTCACTGATATACTGCTCTAGCTGCTGTTGCTCAAAAAAGTATTCTCCTTGTGCAAAAGTCATCCAAGCAACATAAGTTAGCAAACCTTCTTTTTGTTGCAACGACAAGCTTGTGAAAATTTTGTCTTTTGCATCTTCAGTGCTACCCCACTGCTTTAAGAGAATTTGTAATCCTACATGATAAAGCTGGGCGCGCTGTAGTGGAATTTCGCCTGTTTCTTCAAAAACTATACGTAATAAAGTTAACAATAAAGGGTGGCTAAGTATCTGTTTAACAGTTTCATGATCTTGGATTTTTCCAGGTAGTTGCGGCTTTTGAGTTTTAAGCCATATTTTTTTATACCTTACTTGCTTTTGCTCGTCGAGCTTAATATTTTGTTCTATAGATAAATTTTTTCTTTTTCGTGACTCTACAGTTACGTTGAGCATGAGAATTGGATAGTGGTAATGATATAATTTTGTAATGAACTGCTTACTTATAGCGTTGCAGTTAAGAATAAATTAACAAAGTAAGTATTAAGCTCCGGCTGCTAAGGCTGGTGCTTGTAATAGATTAACTAACTGTACTTTACCTCTTTGAAGGTAGCGGGTAACTGTCATTGGGCTAGTGCCAATGTGTTGGGCTGCTTCTTTACGCGAAAGCTCTTTTAAGAAAACTAGTTCAACTGCAATTCTTGTTTTTTCCTCCATTTGACTCATTGCGCCTTGTAGTTGCTGGCGATCCTCTTCTTGTTGCTGTAAGCTCGTAGAGCGAGGGTCAGCAAGTGCTTCTCCTAAAGTAATTGGGCAATCGACATGATGAACAACAGTAGTATCTAGGCTTAAAGTAATTCGGTTTTGAATTGCTAATTTGCAATCGAGCCACTCTTGTATAGAAACTTGTAAGCAGCAAGCAATTTCGATATCTGTTGGACAGCGCCCTAATGAAGAAGTTAGTTTTTTACGTACTTTTTGTCCCTGGTTATAAATTTCTTGCCAACGTCGAGGAATTTTAATAGCACACGCGCGATCGCGTAAAAAATGAAGAATTTCCCCACGAATATAAGGCACAGCAAAAGAACTAAAAGCATAGCCTTGACTCGGATCAAATCGTTCAATTGCTCGAATCAAGCCCAAGTAGCCAATTTGTTCTAAATCTTCGTATGGCTCAGTACATTGATGGCTGAATTGATGTGCTATTTTCCTGACTAAACCACTGTGCAATTTAACCAGTTTATTTCGTAATTTAATCGAAGGTTTTTGATGATATGAAACAAGTAAGTTCCGTGCTTCTGAATAGTCAGCGTATTGAGTTTTCGGCATAAAAACTCCGATAATAATTAAAAAAGAGATTTTTAGATATTTGTGTAAAAAAATAACTAAGCTTGAATCCAAGCTGCAATTATTGTCGGTAGAGAAAGCATAAGAAACCATCGTTATTCCACTGAATTTATCAAGGTTGCCCTTTGACAAATCGGGATTTTTACGTATATTTTCTGAGTAAGTAGCATCGCTTCATTGTCTTCATAGCTAGACAGATCGCTCTGAGAATCATCGGGTAGTTATTCATTGGAAGTCTTCAGTAGCATTCAGTAACGACCGATTAAGACGAAAAAGGCTTGGCAAATTCACACATCTGAAAACGACAAAAAATTCAGTAGCTTGAGTAGGAACTAACCTCAAGCGGGTTCTACTGTCTTCAGTAGTGCGTGGAGGAACTAAAAGTCTTATCCAAAGACTTGGATTGAGAGGTTGTCGATAATCGTTAAAATCAAAATACAGTTCAACACACGATCGCAAAAAAAATACTGTCTACTTAGGGGATATGGAAGTCTTAGAAATCAAACGCGAAGTCGAAAGGTTATCTCAGCGCCTGGGTAAAACCCAGGACTATCTTTGACGTACCAGCACTAACCGCCAAAATTCAAGATCTTGAGCAAATCGCAGCGCAACCAGAATTTTGGGAAGATCAAGCAAGTGCGCAGCAAACGTTGCAAGAAATGAACGATCTCAAAGCACATTTACAACAACACGCACAATGGCAAGCGAGTTTAGAAGATACTAAAGCTGTGCTGGAACTATTAGAGTTAGAAGCAGACGAAGCACTGCTAAACGAAGCTGCCGCGAATGTAACGCAACTTAATCGAGAACTCGATCAGTGGGAGCTACAGCAGTTACTCTCTGGTCCTTATGATGAAAAAGGCGCAGTTCTCACAATCAATGCAGGTGCAGGAGGAACAGACGCTCAAGATTGGGCAGAAATGCTGCTCCGGATGTACACGAGGTGGGCAGAAAATCAAGGATATAAAGTCAATCTTGCTGAACTTTCTGAAGGCGATGAAGCGGGAGTTAAGTCAGCTACGCTAGAAATTTCTGGTCGTTATGCTTATGGGTACTTGCAAGGCGAGAAGGGAACGCATCGCCTAGTACGCATTTCCCCTTTCAACGCCAACGGTAAGCGACAAACAAGCTTTGCTGGTGTGGAAGTCATGCCACAAATAGATAATTCTGTGCAGTTGGACATACCAGAAAAAGACTTAGAAATTACAACATCAAGGGCTGGTGGTAAAGGCGGACAAAACGTTAACAAAGTAGAAACCGCAGTCCGCATCGTCCATATTCCTACTGGGATTGCAGTGCGCTGTACTCAAGAGCGCAGTCAGTTGCAAAATAAAGAAAAAGCACTGGCGATCCTCAAAGCAAAGCTGCTGATCGTTGCGCAAGAACAACGAGCGCAAGAAATCGCCCAAATTCGTGGCGATATGGTAGAAGCTGCTTGGGGAAACCAAATTCGCAACTACGTCTTTCACCCCTATCAATTAGTGAAGGACTTGCGGACTAATGTGGAAACAACAGCGATCACCGATGTTATGAATGGCGAAATCGATTTGTTTATCCAAGCCTACCTACGTCAAGAAAATCAACTTGTAGAGAGTAACATTGCTTAGTTGAGGAGAAATAGAGGAAACAGAGGGTAGGCGGGCAGTTGGGTTATTGAGTATTAAAGAGCAATCATCATCAAAATCAAATTTCTCCCACACTCCCACTAGCCTCTAGCTGCTGCTTTAACAAACTGTTACATTAAAGGAAGAATATTTCTAGCCGTATATCGCGTGCAAGCGACAATACTTAATTATGAGCAATTCGTCTTTACCAGAGCAAACTGTAAGCCATCCGACGCAATCACCTTCAACCACCACCGAACTGCGACCAAGTTATGTTAAGCTTGCCATGCGTAATATGGTGCGTAAGCGAGCTACTTCGTTGCAACATTTTGTTTTAACGACTGTTGGACTTTTAGCTGTTCTGGTAGGGCTTGCTTATCTAACTCGATGACAAAACAACTGCAAGTCGAAATCAATGTCGAAAACTGTTTTTTAGATTCCCCAACAGCAAAAGATTTATTAGTAAACCAACAAGTTAATTCCAATTTCATCGCCATAGAGACGTGGGAAGCTTGGTTTGCGTGTTGGATCGAAAGCCTGCAAAAATATCTTCCTCCAGCATTGGGATACGAACTGAGCCTGCGCTTAACTGACGATGCAGAAATTCAAGTGTTAAATGCGCAGTATCGACAGCAAAACAAGCCTACCGATGTACTAGCATTTGCAGCATTAGAGACAAATTTCCCTCTGCCGAGTGAGATGCGATCGCGTCTTCCTTTATATCTTGGTGATATAGTAATCTCGGTTGATACAGCTGCACGGCAAGCAAATCAGCAGAATCACTCGCTGACAATTGAGCTAGCTTGGTTAGCAGCGCATGGTTTGCTTCATCTTTTAGGTTGGGATCATCCCGACGATGACAGCCTCAACCAAATGCTCAACGAGCAAACTCACTTACTAAACAAAGTTAATCTTGTCGTGATGTAGCTAATCAAATTTCTATTGCCAGTTGTTACTTTCCTGTGAGACGATGAATTACCGCTATTCAAGCAAGTTTCCTCAATAACTCCTGTGTTCTGGTTTCGTGTATATGTCCCAAGAAATTTCTACATCACAGCCAAACCGACCAGAAATAGCTTCGAGAAAGCGGGAGTTTTCTTGGCGAGTCGCTGCCAATTTATTAATTAGTTTTAAATATGCCTGGAATGGGATAAGTTACACTTTTGTTACCCAGCGCAATTTTCGGATTCATTTATTAATTGGCGCTCTAGCAATCAGCTTGGGCATTTTATTACATTTACAACCGATTGAGCTAGCCGTTATTAGCATTACGATTGGATTAGTACTGGCATTAGAGGTCTTGAACACAGCAATCGAGTCGGTCGTCGATCTCACAGTCAAGCAAACTTATCACGAACTCGCTAAAATTGCTAAAGATTGCGCAGCAGGCGCTGTTCTTGTTACTGCGTTAGCCGCTGTATTTGTTGCCGGAATTCTCTTATTACCTCCCTTGCTCGTCTTATTACGCGCCGCTTTATGATAAAGAAGAGTAAGAATGAGGATAAATAACCTTGCTCATCGTTATCGATAACTACGACAGCTTCACCTACAATTTGGTTCAGTATCTCGGAGAACTCGCAGCCGATTTTCCGGTAGCGGCAGAAATCCAAGTTTACCGTAACGACCAAGTTACCTTAGAGCAAATTCGCCAGTTGCAACCAGCAGGTATTGTCATCTCGCCAGGACCTGGACGCCCCGACGATGCTGGAATTTCGTTAGATATCATTCGTCACCTAGGACCAGATTTACCGATTCTCGGTGTGTGCTTGGGGCATCAAAGCATTGGTCAAGTTTTTGGCGGCAAAATTGTTTCTGCGCCAGAACTCATGCACGGTAAAACATCTGAAGTTTCACATACAGGTATTGGTGTTTTTAAAGGATTAGAAAATCCTTTGACCGCAACTCGGTATCATAGTTTAGCGATCGATGGGCAAACCTGCCCAGACGTACTAGAAATTACGGCTTGGGTAGACGATGGCACAATTATGGGTGTAAGACACCGAAACTATCCGCACATTGAAGGCGTCCAATTTCACCCAGAGAGTGTGCTGACAAATTCAGGAAAGCAGCTACTACGAAATTTCCTGGAACAACTGGAGAAAAGATGAAACGGCGACAATTAATGCAATATGCTGGGGCGGGGTTGCTGACAACCGTGGCGACGACCCTAGGCAAATTTCAACCTGCTGTCGCACAAGCAGGTTCGTTAACAGTTCAATGGTTAGGTCATACGTGTTTTCTGTTTAATGGAGGCGGAACCCGCGTTTTAGTCAATCCTTTTCGGACATTGGGTTGCACCGCAGGCTATCGCCCTCCAAACGTTGCGGCAGATCTAGTACTGATTAGTAGTCAGTTACTCGATGAAGGTGCTGTAGAATCAGTGCCAGGAAATCCCCGCTTGGTTTTTGAACCAGGCGTTTATGATTTTAATAATATCCAGTTTCAAGGAATCGCCACCGACCATGATCGCGTCGGCGGAAAACGTTTTGGTACAAATGTCGCGTGGCGCTGGACACAAGCAGGTATCAACATTCTGCATTTGGGAGGTGCGGCGGCACCAATTACGACTGAGCAAAAAATCTTAATGGGAACTCCTGATGTCGTTTTTGTTCCTGTGGGAGGCGGTCCTAAAGCTTATAATCCTCAGGAAGCAAGAACAGCAGTGCAAGCACTGAATGCAAAACTTGTTATTCCGACGCACTATCGTACCCAAGCCGCAGACGAAGCTAGCTGCGATATTGTTGCGCTTGACGAATTTCTGGCAGTCATGGACGGAATGCCTGTACGCCGCGCAAATTCTGACACAATTAGCTTGAGCGCAGTAGACTTACCACAAAATGGTTCGGCAATTCAAGTTTTAAGTTATCAATTTTAGCGATCGCCTCACACACCCACCTTAGCAGCCTTGTTCAAGGTGGTTCGACTACAATTAAGCATAAAGAGCAACTTTAAAAGCAGCAATGCAAGCAGAATATCGCCAGCGTCGCGAACAGCTGATGACGAAAATCGGTAATGGAACTGCAATTTTTCGCAGTGCGCCGACGGCAGTTATGCACAACGACGTGGAATATACTTACCGTCAGGATAGCGACTTTTTCTATCTAACAGGATTTAATGAACCTGAAGCTGTCGCAGTTTTAGCGCCGCATCACCCAGAACATCGCTTTATCTTGTTTGTCCAGCCCAAAGAACGAGAAAAAGAAGTTTGGACGGGCTATCGTTGTGGCGTGGAAGGGGCAAAAGAACGCTATGGCGCAGACGAAGCGTATCCGATCGCCGAACTCGATGAAAAATTACCGCAGTATCTCGAAAAAGCCGACCGGATTTATTACCGCTTGGGACGCGATCGGGCGTTTAATGACAAAATTCTCAAACACTGGCAGCGCCTACTCGCAACGTATCCTAAACGCGGTACAGGACCAATCGCCATAGAAGACGTTGGCATACTGCTACACGCGATGCGACTAACAAAAAGTCCAGCCGAATTAGAATTAATGCGCAAAGCGGCGGAAATTTCAGTCGAAGCCCACAATCGGGCAATGGCGATCACGCAACCAGGGCGTTACGAGTACGAAATCCAAGCCGAAATTGAACACGTCTTTCGCCGACGCGGTGGTATGGGACCTGCGTACCCCTCGATAGTTGCTTCTGGTACAAATGCGTGTGTGTTGCACTACATCGAGAACAACTGCCAAATGCAGGATAATCAACTGCTACTCATCGACGCCGGATGTGCTTACGAGTACTACAACGGAGATATCACGCGGACTTTCCCTGTCGGCGGTAAGTTTACACCGGAACAAAAAATACTGTACGAAATTGTCTTAGAAGCACAACAGCAAGCGATCGCACAAGTAAAACCAGGAAATCCTTACAATGCCTTTCACGATACAGCCGTGCGCATCCTTACTGAAGGTTTAGTCGAATTGGGTATCCTCAAAGGTGAAATCGACAAACTCATCGAGGAAGAAAAATACAAACTTTTCTATATGCACCGTACAGGACACTGGCTAGGTTTAGATGTTCACGATGTTGGCGTTTATCAACATGGTGACAATCCTCAAATTTTACAGCCTGGGCAAGTTCTCACCGTCGAACCAGGGCTTTACATCGTTCCCGATACCAAACCCGCCGAAGACCAACCCGAAATTGATCCCCGCTGGAGTGGTATTGGTATCCGGATCGAAGATGATGTGTTAGTCACGGAAACTGGTAACGAAGTTTTAACCGCAGGTGTTCCTAAAGCAATTTCAGAATTAGAAAGGTAAAGATGGTAAACAGTTGACAGTTTGTAAGCATTTATAATGTCCTAACGCTATTGACTAGGTTGACAGTTGATAATGGTACTACTTCCACGACGGCTACTTCGTGCTGATTGGTTCTCACCAAAGCAGAACGTTATTTTGGTCGATACACCATCTGCGGCTAACGAAATAGCCTTTATGCTAGGCGGCGAGTGGGACGGATGCAACAGCGTTGTGTTAGATAAATGTGACGAGGTAGCTGTCAATACTGCTGCTAGCCTGATCCAAGCGCAATGGTGTTATGCAGGGGCAGAAGTGACTTATCTTGCCCGATTAACTGCTAACGAGTTACTACGACGCTATCAAGCAGGCGAGAGAAATTTCACCAATGCTAACTTAAGAGGAATCTCGCTCGATTCTGACAACTTAAATGCCATCAATCTTAGTTGGGCAAAGCTTACAGGAGCTACACTTCAACAAACAAACTTAACTTATGCTGATTTAACCGCAGCCGACTTAATAGCGACTAATTTAAGTTTGGCAAACTTAAGTAGAACAACGCTAGCAATGGGCAACCTAACACGGGCGAACTTATCACAAGCAAACCTCATCGGTGCAAATTTATATCGCGCTTGCCTGAGAAATGCCGACCTCACACAAGCAGACCTCACCGGCGCAAACTTAACTCTAGCAGATCTCACTGGTGCAAACCTCAATCAAGCTAAACTAACTCACGCCAATTTAACAGGGACAAAGATACAGCTTTTAGATGAATAGTAGAGGTCAGGGTTTTTGAGAGTACAGGCACAAGGGAGACTTTGTATTCTTTGTGGTTCTTTTCAACACCGCACCAACTGCGACTCTTTGCCTACCTTATTCATCTCAGCTTCAGCCGCCGCTAAATGCTTCAACAAAGTCGTCTGTGCAAGTGGTCCTTGAATGTGACTCCAAGGCAAAACCTGATCGCGCGACCAATCGCTATACACGTAAAAATCTAAATCAGGAATCTGCCCGCGTAACGTTTTAAACGCCCGTCGGTAACTCCCCAACGAGTCGCCGTAATGCCGCGTTAACTCTAATAACTGTGATAAACGGCGATCGCCCCGCGACAACAAAGCTTGAATCACCGACCAATTGTAACTTTCTGGACGAAAATCAATTCCTTGGGGTTTAAGTTGCTTCTGCAAAAACTGCGATCGCTTCTCAGCTTGGCGGTTGACTCCATACCACTGAAACGGCGTATGCGCTTTCGGAACAAACGTACTGCATCCTAACGTTAATCGTAATCCAGGTGCGGCTTTTTTCAGCAATTTCATCATCGCGACAGTTTGTTCGAGATCTGCCATGTCTTCTCCAGGAACTCCCACCATCCCGTAGAGTTTTAAACTGCTTAATCCTCCAGCTTTGGCATTAACCGCAGCTTGCATAATTTCATCATTATCGAGTTTTTTATTAATGATCCGCCGCAAACGTTCTGAACCACTTTCGACGGCAATTGTCAACGATCGCGTGTCACGTTTTGCTAATAATCGCGCGAGTTTTTCTGTTACGGTATTTGTGCGTACCGAGGCAATACTTAAACGGATATGGTTGTACTCTGGCTTACTCAAGTACTTTAACAAAGCATCAAACTCAGGATGCTGAGTCACCGACGCGCCTAATAGACCAATGCGATCCGTTACAGCTAATCCTCGTTCTATTGCTGGAATGAGTGAACTCTCAAAACTTGCAGTCCGAAATGGAAGTGTTAAGTAACTTGCCAAGCAAAAGCGACACATTTCAGGACAACTGCGTACCACTTCCACCATGTAAATATTCTCCCACGCAGCTTTTTCGGTGACTACGGTAGAAGCAGATAACGTGTTACCGCGATAAGTTTGCTTTTCTACAACGTTGGGAACTGCTGCGAGAGGTTCAATTAACTCAATCGTACCTGTAGGATCGTGATACGTAACTTCGTACAAACTGGGGATATAAACTCCTGGAACTTGTGCCAAATGTTGCAACTGAGTTGGGCGATCACTATTACGAACTTCTTTGTAAGCAGCAATAAAATCTCCTAGTAAATTTTCCCCATCGCCTAGCAAAATAACATCAAAAAAATCCGCAAACGGTTCTGGGTTTGCTGTCAATACTGGACCACCGCCAAAAACCAGGGGATCGCTGTTACTGCGCGCCTTTGCCCGAATTGGAATTTCCCAAGACTCAAGTAAATTGAGAATATTAACGTAATCGAGTTCCCACGACACAGAAAAACCAACCAACTCAGGATCGCGTGGTAATTGTTCGTGAATATCAGTAAATAAGCGGCTTACTTGCACATCTGACCGCATTGCTAAAGTTGCCCACACGACTTGATAACCCAAGC from Chroogloeocystis siderophila 5.2 s.c.1 carries:
- a CDS encoding B12-binding domain-containing radical SAM protein; the encoded protein is MTASVFANERLLFNPATPDSDAIRTIFAFPNEYSVGITSLGYQVVWATLAMRSDVQVSRLFTDIHEQLPRDPELVGFSVSWELDYVNILNLLESWEIPIRAKARSNSDPLVFGGGPVLTANPEPFADFFDVILLGDGENLLGDFIAAYKEVRNSDRPTQLQHLAQVPGVYIPSLYEVTYHDPTGTIELIEPLAAVPNVVEKQTYRGNTLSASTVVTEKAAWENIYMVEVVRSCPEMCRFCLASYLTLPFRTASFESSLIPAIERGLAVTDRIGLLGASVTQHPEFDALLKYLSKPEYNHIRLSIASVRTNTVTEKLARLLAKRDTRSLTIAVESGSERLRRIINKKLDNDEIMQAAVNAKAGGLSSLKLYGMVGVPGEDMADLEQTVAMMKLLKKAAPGLRLTLGCSTFVPKAHTPFQWYGVNRQAEKRSQFLQKQLKPQGIDFRPESYNWSVIQALLSRGDRRLSQLLELTRHYGDSLGSYRRAFKTLRGQIPDLDFYVYSDWSRDQVLPWSHIQGPLAQTTLLKHLAAAEAEMNKVGKESQLVRC